A genomic segment from Chitinophaga niabensis encodes:
- a CDS encoding glycoside hydrolase family 16 protein, with the protein MIFTRNCLITLIICASHCSYAQKKTVNTSWKLAWSDEFNYKGLPDAKKWGYDVGKSGWGNNELQNYTANDTATAKVANGMLQIKANRHIQGTDTSYTSARLLTKGKYEWTYGRIEVRAKIAKGLGVLPAVWMLASTKKYGGWPNCGEIDIVEHIEWHTDSIYQTVHTGAYNHIKGTQRGVRTYLPRPWDAFHVYAMEWTPEGIDYFIDGIHRYHFPNEHKTPAEWPFDAPFHIIMNISVGGRWEGAKGIDPTIFPATMLIDYVRVYQDKK; encoded by the coding sequence ATGATATTTACCCGTAACTGTTTGATCACACTGATCATATGCGCCTCTCATTGCTCCTATGCGCAGAAAAAAACCGTCAACACCTCCTGGAAACTTGCCTGGAGCGATGAATTCAATTATAAAGGGCTTCCGGATGCTAAAAAATGGGGGTACGATGTTGGCAAAAGTGGCTGGGGGAATAATGAACTACAGAATTATACAGCCAACGATACCGCTACTGCAAAAGTGGCCAATGGCATGTTACAGATAAAAGCCAACAGGCATATTCAAGGTACCGATACCTCCTATACCTCAGCCAGGCTGCTTACCAAAGGCAAGTATGAATGGACATACGGAAGAATAGAGGTCCGTGCAAAAATTGCCAAAGGGCTTGGCGTACTTCCTGCCGTATGGATGCTGGCTTCCACAAAGAAATATGGCGGTTGGCCTAATTGTGGCGAAATTGATATCGTGGAGCATATAGAATGGCATACTGACAGCATCTATCAGACTGTTCATACAGGTGCCTATAATCATATCAAAGGAACCCAAAGAGGGGTTAGAACTTACCTGCCAAGGCCATGGGACGCTTTTCATGTTTATGCTATGGAATGGACGCCGGAAGGGATCGATTATTTTATTGACGGCATACACCGGTATCATTTCCCCAATGAACACAAAACACCGGCGGAATGGCCGTTCGACGCCCCTTTTCATATCATCATGAATATCTCTGTGGGTGGTAGATGGGAAGGTGCCAAAGGGATTGATCCCACTATTTTCCCGGCAACGATGCTGATAGATTACGTGAGGGTTTATCAGGATAAGAAGTAG
- a CDS encoding RagB/SusD family nutrient uptake outer membrane protein, whose protein sequence is MKLYKLAVSLVIMIILSAGCSKFLDRPLENDVQAAKINYADLTLMYRPVAGVYRTASSGTFAKWISVAIRSVRGDEIEPGNDDAGQIAIHNFQNNVTVKSYWGINDMWISLYGVVLGANSALVELDEFAKNIPPSDAANTKLLAQYRAEVRFFRALGHYWISRYFGDIPMLGQESTDPAKLGNATKSKLEDIRKNIIEEMDFCIANLEDARPNQVAAPRQGAVTKYTALMLKAKVAMDLAGNTNASPYWDVVLETTNQIVNSHKFTLFGDYYQLFKKPGKLCDEAILEFQYSDFGTETGDVVTSGGSNESWGNFYLFQGPENTFGTPITGPGWMVPTQKAVDFLTARNDALRLKTAIQYCGVNGEPGTVTVTPDGDPVSGNGARKKYFNGKSYFPKSQMTAGRQDYGSNNNVRIFRYAEALLMNAEAKVRKGQNGDGPLNEVRLRVNLGPLTNATLQQVLDERRAELICEWWGERFNDLLRTDQAATVLPGFIKGKSEFLPIPQAQEDVNSNLK, encoded by the coding sequence ATGAAACTTTATAAATTAGCCGTAAGCCTGGTGATAATGATCATCCTCTCAGCAGGTTGTTCCAAGTTTTTAGATCGTCCGTTGGAAAATGACGTGCAGGCCGCTAAGATCAATTATGCAGACCTTACCCTGATGTACAGGCCGGTAGCAGGTGTTTACCGGACCGCCAGCAGCGGCACTTTTGCCAAATGGATCAGCGTAGCCATCAGGTCTGTACGCGGCGATGAAATAGAACCGGGTAATGATGATGCCGGCCAGATTGCCATCCACAATTTCCAGAACAATGTAACCGTAAAGAGTTACTGGGGTATCAATGATATGTGGATCAGTCTTTATGGTGTAGTATTAGGCGCTAACTCCGCACTGGTTGAGTTAGATGAATTTGCTAAGAACATACCTCCCAGTGATGCAGCTAACACTAAGCTCCTTGCACAATACCGGGCAGAAGTCAGGTTTTTCAGAGCGTTGGGGCATTACTGGATCAGCCGGTATTTTGGAGACATTCCCATGCTTGGACAGGAAAGTACAGATCCGGCCAAACTGGGCAATGCCACTAAAAGTAAACTGGAGGATATCAGGAAAAATATTATCGAGGAAATGGACTTCTGTATTGCCAACCTGGAGGATGCAAGACCTAACCAGGTAGCGGCGCCCAGGCAGGGAGCAGTAACCAAATATACCGCCTTAATGCTGAAAGCCAAGGTTGCTATGGACCTTGCAGGTAATACCAATGCAAGTCCTTATTGGGATGTTGTGCTGGAAACTACAAACCAGATCGTCAATAGCCATAAGTTTACATTGTTCGGCGACTACTACCAGTTATTCAAAAAACCCGGCAAACTTTGTGATGAAGCTATATTAGAATTTCAGTATTCGGATTTTGGAACAGAAACAGGTGATGTGGTTACCTCCGGAGGTTCCAATGAATCCTGGGGTAATTTTTACCTCTTCCAGGGACCTGAAAATACTTTTGGAACACCCATCACTGGCCCGGGCTGGATGGTACCCACTCAAAAAGCAGTAGATTTCCTGACTGCCCGTAATGATGCACTCCGGTTAAAAACAGCTATACAATATTGCGGCGTAAATGGAGAACCCGGTACAGTTACTGTTACGCCGGATGGCGATCCCGTTTCCGGAAATGGCGCAAGGAAAAAATACTTTAACGGGAAGTCTTATTTCCCTAAATCCCAGATGACGGCAGGCAGGCAGGATTATGGCTCCAATAATAACGTACGGATATTCAGATATGCAGAAGCATTGCTGATGAATGCAGAAGCAAAGGTCCGTAAAGGCCAGAATGGAGACGGCCCGTTGAATGAAGTTCGTTTGCGGGTAAACCTCGGCCCTCTTACAAACGCTACTTTGCAACAGGTTTTGGATGAACGCCGCGCTGAACTTATCTGCGAATGGTGGGGAGAAAGGTTTAACGACCTGCTGAGAACAGATCAGGCAGCTACCGTGCTTCCCGGATTCATAAAAGGTAAAAGTGAATTTCTGCCTATCCCACAGGCACAGGAAGACGTAAATTCAAATCTTAAATAA
- a CDS encoding GNAT family N-acetyltransferase, which produces MKIKTALETDQAGAISVLTLAFTVDPMARWSLSDPATYLATFSSITKAFGGSAFEQGTAYVANGFTGAALWLPPGAKSDEKSLKRLFDENTNDDIKEDMQVIFEQMEKFHPAEPHWYLPMIGVDPAHQGAGIGSALMAEALKAVDRDRSIAYLESSNPRNISLYERHGFEVIGEIQSGSSPVLRPMLRKAR; this is translated from the coding sequence ATGAAAATAAAAACAGCTTTGGAAACAGACCAGGCCGGTGCCATTAGTGTATTAACATTGGCATTCACTGTTGATCCAATGGCCAGATGGTCCCTATCAGACCCGGCAACGTATCTGGCCACTTTCTCTTCTATAACAAAGGCTTTCGGAGGCAGTGCGTTCGAGCAGGGAACGGCCTACGTAGCCAATGGTTTCACCGGTGCTGCCTTATGGTTGCCGCCCGGCGCCAAATCCGATGAGAAATCCTTAAAGAGGCTGTTCGACGAGAACACGAACGACGATATAAAAGAAGACATGCAGGTGATTTTTGAGCAAATGGAAAAATTCCACCCGGCAGAACCGCACTGGTATTTACCCATGATAGGCGTTGACCCGGCTCATCAGGGTGCCGGGATAGGATCTGCACTGATGGCGGAAGCACTCAAGGCAGTGGACCGTGATAGGTCAATCGCATATCTCGAATCTTCAAATCCCAGGAATATTTCGCTATACGAGCGTCACGGTTTCGAGGTGATCGGCGAAATTCAATCCGGCAGTTCGCCTGTTTTACGCCCCATGTTAAGAAAAGCACGATAG
- a CDS encoding sensor histidine kinase encodes MNDLTHQQLIKENILFRFLISPDRRIFRHLLFIVFIGTVLYNSTSIIANPIAVFAYFIILFYVNMYVLVPKLLFRNRNIEYGLSVLGILVVVAICGSFFNPFNKGNALNIPLFSFLTVLLLAASSSIKLFQKGMRDKQMIYELERSKTYAELEQLKNQINPHFLFNMLNNANVLTKKDPDKASEVLMKLSDLLRYQLYDSARDKVLLTSDIHFLEDFLNLEKIRRDSFDFLISKDGDLSGVQIPPLLFISFVENAVKHNNDATRSSYVNLYFDVRNDELFFKCINSKPMLRSVNNTGGLGLANVKRRLQLLFPETHSLHIEDGSESYCVTLTIKL; translated from the coding sequence ATGAATGATCTTACCCATCAGCAGCTTATTAAAGAAAATATACTTTTTCGTTTCCTGATCTCACCTGATCGCAGGATCTTCCGGCATCTGCTGTTCATTGTTTTTATAGGCACCGTATTGTATAACAGCACTTCCATCATTGCCAACCCTATAGCGGTATTTGCCTATTTTATCATATTATTCTACGTGAATATGTATGTGCTGGTGCCGAAGCTTTTGTTCAGGAATAGAAATATTGAATATGGCTTGTCTGTGCTCGGCATCCTTGTTGTAGTGGCTATTTGTGGTTCCTTTTTCAATCCTTTTAATAAAGGAAATGCGCTGAACATCCCGCTTTTTTCCTTTCTTACCGTGCTGCTGTTAGCGGCCTCATCTTCCATAAAACTGTTTCAGAAGGGAATGAGGGACAAGCAAATGATCTACGAGCTGGAACGGTCGAAAACGTATGCAGAATTGGAACAATTGAAGAACCAGATCAACCCGCATTTTTTGTTTAATATGCTGAACAACGCCAATGTTCTAACGAAGAAAGACCCCGATAAAGCCTCAGAGGTTTTAATGAAGCTGAGCGATCTACTTCGCTACCAGCTTTATGACAGTGCAAGAGATAAGGTGTTATTGACTTCGGACATTCATTTCCTGGAGGATTTTTTAAATTTGGAAAAAATAAGGCGGGATAGTTTTGATTTCCTGATCTCCAAAGATGGGGATTTGAGCGGCGTGCAGATTCCGCCTTTGCTGTTCATTTCGTTTGTGGAAAATGCAGTGAAGCACAACAATGATGCAACAAGATCGTCTTATGTAAACCTGTATTTCGATGTCAGGAATGATGAACTTTTCTTTAAATGCATCAATTCCAAACCGATGCTCAGGTCCGTTAATAATACAGGCGGATTGGGGTTGGCAAATGTCAAGCGAAGGCTGCAACTTTTGTTCCCGGAAACACATAGTTTACATATCGAAGATGGTTCAGAAAGCTACTGCGTAACCTTAACCATAAAGCTATGA
- a CDS encoding LytR/AlgR family response regulator transcription factor, with the protein MNCIIIDDEPLAREAIEMLINQTGDLDLIGSFNSPETVTNFMEGNTVDLIFLDIQMPGINGIEFARSIPKDTFVIFTTAYSEFATDSYEVDAIDYLIKPVKLARFQKAVEKAHTYAKLFKADYANNNIEQVADDFFFVKADRRIFKVYFNNILFIQGLKDYVIMHSENQKVITAMNIKTIYDQLPKDMFVRVSKSYVINVKHIGSVDNNTVYIGTNEIPIGSIYRDFFFSEFVTKRIVGR; encoded by the coding sequence ATGAACTGTATTATTATAGATGATGAACCATTGGCAAGAGAAGCCATAGAAATGTTGATTAACCAAACTGGCGATTTGGATCTGATCGGTTCATTCAACAGCCCTGAAACGGTCACAAATTTTATGGAGGGCAATACCGTTGATTTAATCTTCCTTGACATACAAATGCCGGGAATTAATGGAATTGAATTTGCCCGCTCCATTCCCAAAGATACATTTGTGATCTTTACAACCGCCTATTCTGAATTTGCTACCGACAGCTACGAAGTAGATGCGATCGACTACCTGATAAAACCTGTAAAATTAGCCCGTTTTCAAAAGGCTGTTGAAAAAGCCCATACCTACGCCAAATTATTCAAGGCGGATTACGCTAATAACAATATTGAACAGGTAGCTGACGACTTTTTCTTTGTGAAAGCAGACCGCAGGATCTTTAAAGTATATTTCAATAACATACTTTTTATCCAGGGTTTGAAAGATTATGTTATAATGCACAGCGAAAATCAGAAGGTAATTACGGCGATGAATATCAAAACTATCTACGACCAGTTACCGAAAGATATGTTTGTGAGAGTAAGTAAATCCTATGTCATCAATGTTAAACATATCGGTTCAGTGGATAATAACACGGTGTACATCGGTACAAACGAAATCCCTATCGGAAGTATTTATAGGGATTTCTTTTTCAGCGAATTTGTGACAAAAAGGATAGTGGGCAGGTAG
- a CDS encoding nuclear transport factor 2 family protein, giving the protein MNNKAILEKANAAIMEGDHEGFLILCTEDTEWTFIGDRTLRGKEAVRQYMASTYVEPPEFMVENLIAEGDFVTAIGKISLKNEDGKTINYAYCDVWRFRDGKMAGLKAFVIELPRQVN; this is encoded by the coding sequence ATGAATAATAAAGCAATACTCGAAAAGGCAAATGCTGCCATCATGGAAGGCGACCATGAAGGATTTCTGATTCTCTGCACCGAGGATACAGAATGGACATTTATAGGGGACAGGACCTTACGGGGGAAGGAAGCCGTTAGACAATATATGGCATCAACGTACGTAGAGCCACCAGAATTCATGGTCGAAAATTTAATTGCGGAAGGTGACTTTGTAACGGCAATTGGTAAGATCAGTTTGAAGAACGAAGATGGAAAAACAATTAATTACGCTTACTGCGATGTTTGGCGATTCCGCGATGGTAAGATGGCCGGGTTGAAGGCTTTCGTTATTGAGCTACCCAGGCAAGTAAATTGA
- a CDS encoding helix-turn-helix domain-containing protein: protein MTNPTEILPGIIFFSYYSNMRKEKVAFMEDNTLILQVLGQFILETANHKISMEGGQMLLVRKNQLGEITKIPLNGEGYQTIVIRLKEDLLRKIALEEQIAVEQKYAGPANVLIPGNDFLHAFFQSLLPYVRHPEKKITTEVGMLKVKEAVYLLLDIMPGLREFLFDFSDPYKMDLEKFMVSNFHYNIPVDQFARLTGRSLAGFKRDFQKIFGLAPRQWLLERRLAEARHLIETKNKKPSAIYLDLGFESLSHFSHSFKKKFGKAPTEWVAQE, encoded by the coding sequence ATGACCAATCCAACAGAAATACTTCCGGGGATCATCTTTTTCTCCTATTACTCCAACATGAGAAAGGAGAAGGTGGCATTCATGGAGGACAATACCCTCATATTGCAGGTTTTGGGCCAGTTTATCCTGGAAACTGCCAACCATAAGATCTCCATGGAAGGCGGCCAAATGTTGCTGGTAAGAAAGAATCAACTGGGAGAAATTACCAAGATCCCTTTGAACGGTGAGGGATATCAAACAATTGTCATTCGCCTCAAGGAAGATTTACTCAGGAAGATTGCCCTTGAAGAGCAAATAGCTGTAGAACAAAAATATGCAGGGCCTGCCAATGTGCTAATTCCCGGAAACGATTTTTTACATGCTTTTTTTCAATCCCTGTTGCCATATGTCCGTCATCCGGAAAAAAAGATCACCACAGAGGTAGGTATGCTCAAAGTAAAAGAAGCGGTATATCTCCTCCTGGATATCATGCCGGGACTCAGGGAATTCCTCTTCGATTTTTCTGATCCTTATAAGATGGACCTGGAGAAATTCATGGTCAGCAATTTTCATTACAATATTCCTGTTGATCAATTTGCACGCCTCACGGGAAGAAGCCTTGCCGGTTTCAAGCGTGATTTCCAGAAAATATTCGGACTGGCTCCACGGCAGTGGTTGCTGGAAAGGCGATTAGCGGAAGCCCGCCATCTTATAGAAACAAAGAACAAAAAGCCATCGGCGATCTATCTTGACCTGGGTTTTGAAAGCCTTTCTCATTTCTCCCATTCTTTTAAGAAGAAATTCGGTAAGGCACCCACTGAATGGGTAGCACAGGAATAA
- a CDS encoding aldo/keto reductase — MTTKITLGKNGPLVSKLGLGCMRMSPVWGSGMNDESESIATIQTALDSGINFLNTGDFYGSGHNELLVGKAIKGRRDDAFISVKFGGIVYGGQFLGLDLRPMAIKNFIEYSLVRLGIDTIDLYQPCRLDNSVPMEDVIGTVADLIKEGKVRYLGVSEITAAQLRKANSIYPVTALEIGYSLADRQIESDLLPTAKELGIGVVAFANTAEGLLTGEMKAPLPANAYHRHFSRFQGQNLVKNLEKVEVLKQMAKEKGYTPAQLAIAWVNTQGDHIMPLVSMSRRSRLPENLQAMEITFSPDELKTLHTHFSPGAILGGTYLQR, encoded by the coding sequence ATGACAACAAAGATAACTTTGGGAAAAAATGGGCCACTCGTGTCCAAGCTCGGATTAGGCTGTATGCGCATGTCTCCTGTTTGGGGAAGCGGGATGAATGATGAAAGCGAAAGTATCGCCACCATTCAGACGGCATTGGACAGCGGAATTAATTTTTTGAATACAGGAGATTTTTACGGCAGCGGGCACAATGAGCTGTTGGTAGGTAAGGCCATCAAAGGTAGGAGGGACGACGCTTTTATAAGTGTTAAATTTGGCGGCATCGTTTATGGTGGTCAGTTCCTTGGGTTGGACCTTCGCCCTATGGCTATCAAAAACTTTATCGAATATTCCCTGGTACGTTTAGGCATAGATACCATTGATCTTTATCAACCCTGCAGGCTCGATAACAGTGTTCCGATGGAAGACGTGATCGGAACGGTGGCCGATCTGATCAAAGAAGGAAAGGTGCGTTATCTCGGCGTTTCTGAAATTACCGCCGCCCAATTGCGCAAAGCAAATAGTATTTACCCGGTAACTGCATTGGAAATAGGCTATTCACTGGCAGACCGCCAGATAGAAAGCGACCTGCTTCCTACGGCTAAAGAACTGGGTATCGGTGTTGTGGCATTTGCCAATACGGCCGAAGGATTGCTCACCGGGGAAATGAAAGCTCCGCTTCCTGCCAATGCCTACCATCGTCACTTCTCCCGTTTCCAGGGACAGAACCTGGTAAAGAACCTGGAAAAAGTGGAAGTATTAAAGCAAATGGCAAAAGAGAAGGGATACACACCTGCACAGCTGGCAATTGCCTGGGTGAATACACAGGGCGATCATATTATGCCACTGGTAAGCATGAGCCGCAGATCACGGTTGCCGGAAAACCTGCAGGCTATGGAAATTACCTTCTCACCTGACGAGTTAAAAACGCTTCATACTCATTTTTCACCAGGTGCGATATTAGGAGGTACTTACCTGCAGCGCTAA
- a CDS encoding VOC family protein, whose protein sequence is MATNKVLRMDNVGIVVESLDEAVSFFTEIGLKLEGRATIEGEWAGRVTGLGTQNVEVAMMITPDGHSRLELSQFITPPVIEDHRTAPVNALGYLRVMFTVENVDELVSRLIRHGAQLVGEVVNYENIYKLCYIRAKDGLLIGLAEQLNAGSAK, encoded by the coding sequence ATGGCAACGAATAAAGTACTGCGAATGGACAATGTAGGGATTGTTGTAGAATCCCTTGATGAGGCTGTTTCCTTTTTTACAGAAATAGGCCTGAAGCTCGAAGGACGGGCCACGATCGAAGGAGAATGGGCTGGACGCGTTACTGGACTGGGTACGCAGAACGTAGAGGTAGCCATGATGATTACCCCTGATGGCCACAGCCGGCTGGAGCTTTCTCAGTTTATAACCCCGCCTGTTATAGAAGATCATAGAACTGCTCCTGTGAATGCGCTCGGTTATCTGCGCGTTATGTTCACTGTTGAAAATGTAGACGAGTTGGTATCCCGGCTCATCAGGCATGGCGCTCAGCTTGTGGGCGAAGTGGTCAACTACGAAAACATATACAAACTCTGCTACATTCGTGCAAAAGATGGTCTGCTAATTGGTTTGGCAGAACAGCTCAATGCGGGCAGCGCCAAATAA
- a CDS encoding dihydrofolate reductase family protein, protein MRKIRIFEHISLDGVIEHGEDYEYGGWTAPYRTPAGQASLLEAYGPGFDLLIGRRTYDSWLGFWPTAGDFPMANAINSATKYVVTHRPESLTWGPVKDLGGDLVEALRKLKSTEGPDFVLSGSISLTSVLLDAGLIDEVILIVYPVLLGKGKRIFSDSFDARKLEFVSTATTPTGVLLNTYRHLGSLKS, encoded by the coding sequence ATGAGAAAGATCAGGATTTTCGAACATATCTCCCTTGACGGCGTGATTGAGCACGGCGAAGATTATGAGTACGGAGGATGGACAGCCCCCTACCGCACACCGGCCGGGCAGGCAAGCCTCCTGGAGGCATATGGTCCCGGCTTTGATCTGCTGATTGGCCGCCGGACCTATGATTCCTGGCTGGGATTCTGGCCAACTGCCGGCGACTTTCCTATGGCAAATGCCATCAACAGCGCTACCAAATACGTTGTTACCCACAGACCGGAGAGCCTGACTTGGGGACCCGTTAAGGATCTGGGCGGAGATCTCGTTGAAGCGCTTCGCAAACTTAAGTCCACCGAAGGGCCTGACTTTGTTCTTTCCGGAAGTATATCATTAACGTCTGTACTGCTGGATGCTGGATTGATAGATGAAGTTATCCTGATCGTATACCCGGTATTGCTGGGCAAAGGCAAGCGCATTTTTTCAGACAGCTTTGATGCCCGCAAACTTGAATTTGTGAGTACCGCCACCACGCCTACCGGTGTGTTACTTAATACTTACCGGCACCTGGGATCGCTGAAAAGCTGA